Below is a genomic region from Ziziphus jujuba cultivar Dongzao chromosome 7, ASM3175591v1.
TATTCCCAGAATATTGTTGGGACTTTTACATACTCCATGTTCTTAAAGTTATTAGCAAATTGTTCTGCATTAGCAGCTTCCTTGGTGTAATCAATCTCCTGAAAATAGTTACCGATTGTTAGCAATTTTTTTACATGACAGTTAATTGgagaatcaaaaaaaaaaaaaaaaaaaaaagcaaaaaggaaaTAAAGGGCAGGTtatcaaacaaaattttaaatgcaaatTACAGAAAATGCATATACAATAAGAaactaatttgaattttaaatccttTCTGACAAATAGGAGTAAAAGCATGGCCCAACAATTTGAATTCAACTTCAAGACCCAAATAGCATGTATAAGCATGGCCAGTCATATAGCAATCTTATGTTCCTTAGTTTGATGGCTTCTTAGATTCTAAAAATGGATAAAGCCCCTAATAATACTTGGTTGGAAATACAAACTATAAGACAGCACCGCCAACCCTAGACACTCTAAGATACTTTTTCAAGCCTGCTCCCAATTTGAGTCAAGAGATAGATAGTTTTGACCtatgaaattgaagatgaagccaagTACTTCTTGGGTAAACCTCCAATGTCACAAGAATAAAGCAATAATGACAGGCATATTACTACCTGGTATAAGACACTGGCACACTCATCATATATAGCAACCCAATCCCTCTTTGCACCATCTGATTTTGGGTCAATCTTTTGAAGGTATTCTGCAATGACctggtaaaaaataaaagaacaagcACAATTTATTGAAACACGTTAGAATTCCACTAGCTTTATGAGGTCAAGACATACCTTTCGAAATCTGAATGCAAACAAGACATGTGCAACACTTAATTCGTAAACAAGAgcactaaaaaaagaaaagatgtcAATAGCATAGCATGCTAAATCACTTTAGGGAAAGAATAAGAATATCTAATGGGATTTATTAAGTACTGCAAGCAAGTCAGATACGAACGTAAAGTTGGGGGGAATGAAAGTAAGGTTCACATTAAACTGCAATCATTTCATCGTCAACAAGCGgtgaaaacatttttaaagaGAAGCAAATATAAGAACTAACCCTCAGGTTTTTAAGATCAATATCAAAAAGATCCTTGAGACCAGGCCTTTGTACTTTCACAACAACTTCCTGTCCCTTCAATCTTGCGCGATGGACCTGACCTGCATGAAGAAATATAAAAGTATCACGCATATTTTCTTTATCCTTGACAATATAACATTATATAGATGCTCAAATTTATTCACTTTTTACatgttaaagaataaaaaaaactctttcACAGACACAATCATCAAAGTGAATTCAAGCTTACCAAGACTAGCAGCAGCGATTGGTTCGTAGTCAAACCAATCAAAGACATCATCTAGAGGAGCTCCAAGCTCTTCTTCAACGATATTTACTGCTGTTTCTGATGGGAAAGGAGGAACTTGATCCTGAATGGAAAACAGATCAATTTATTGGCAATGTAAAGAGCCATAAATTTTTAGACAAGATAGGTAAACCATAATAGCAAGTGcgaattaattaaaaaacaatgatGAGAAAAACTAaacttttctttatattttcatCAAGTTAATAGTTTAGGAATAGTAAATatagaaaagataaaataagtatataattcaaaattcaaataaattctaCACTAGGTTCTTGTTggacaaaaatcaaatttatctaGTTTTGTTTATTCAATACACCCCCAGTCAAAAAGAGTTAAGGCTTAAGcataatattttaaaccttaatATTAAATAAGCTTCGCATAATCTGTCTTAAGCATCTATATAGATGACAAATataataagtgaaaaaaaagtagagtatatatatatagttaaactgGCAAGCATCCGTTGTCCCATTCCCACCATTAGGAAGCAGATTAAAAACACCATATAAGGCACTAATTACTTGAtaggataaaattatataagcaTGCATTCACATGAAGCATCCACTTAGAAAGTCTCAATGTTATCATGCCTTAAACTCTTTATTAGAGAAAGCCAATGGCTAAGAGAACAAACACCAACATAGTCTTTGCAAAATAGAGAATGGTCTTTGGTCTCCAAGTGTACAAAAGTCAAAAAGTTACTcttcatttgaatatttttaacagatatatataaaatgataatttttttccaattctCAACAAGCATCCATAACTATCTTCATTTAACTTAGCACAGTTtccaaaataacaaaatgataaagtaataaaaaagaGAACTATTAGAGTTGCCCAAAAGAGttactattttatttgaaaaacatgCTCTCTCCTTTAAAAAAGATgctcaacaaaattaaaagcacTTTTACAGATGCTATGCTCTAAAACCATCTAAAACATTTGCTTTCCCACCTGAAGTTCAGATAACTGATCAACGTATTCTTGAGCTAGAATGTCCACCCTTGTGGAAAACTGCTGGCCAATTTTGATGAATGTTGGACCTAATCTCAAAATACTTTCCTTTAGCCACTTGGCAAGGGCCTTCCGCTTCAATACTTTCTTCTCCTCTGTCATTCCTCCTGCACATTTACTTTAAACCATGAATCTCAAAAGTATATAATAGACATTTGGTAGACAAAAATACAACAGCAGCTGCCAAGTCTTAAAAAAACACATCCAAATTGATTATAAGGATAATAGTACCTCCAGCCTAAGAGATCAACTAACCAGTTAAAAACATCATGCTTCCAACTTAACCATTCAGATGCATTCAAATAACAAGATTATTAACTAGTTGCCAAAGGCACAAGGAATGGCAGCACCTAATGAGTTCATAGAATAAGATTTATCCAGAGCAATATCCCAGCTCTTGGTCCTTTTTTAATGAGAATTTTTCATTAGAGAAGCCTTCTAACAATGAAATCCATAAACAGAGAAACAAATAGTAAACAACACCTTATTCCCTTGTAGATTGTTAAATATCTTCATTTAGTTTATACACTATAAAATTAGGCAAATTCATCCTTAAACTTCGAGAATGCTGTTAATGTCAACTAAACTTACtataaaattaagcaaattCATGCTTAAACTTCAAGAATGCTGTTAATATCAACTAAACTTCTAAACTATTACCAAGCACAACAAAAATACACGTGCCCAATCATTTTCATGGCTAaggagtttttcttttttttttttttttccgatttgGCAAACTCATATTTACTAAACTGGGAGTTATTAATGTATAAAAGAACTTACTTTTTGAGAACCTTTTATTCAATGCAATTCATATGCATTTGAGTAGAGAACATTTTAATACAATGCATGGAATATTGATGTAAGAATTTGAAAACATGAGAACTTTGAGGCAAATTGTATATGTAACAAATACAAAGGTCTTAATAATCAACATTTATATATTACGCAtgcaaaaatttttattttattttacattgttTAAATATGCACCTACGAAAATATAATTTCTGAATAAGCCACTGCatacaaatatttttagttttattatatgCTAATGAATGTAATGTTCTCCCACCCTGACCTGTCAACCATGATAGTTTATTCATAAGCATAATCTATCCAGCGTAATGGAAGCACAACTATAGTACAACTGCAGTACAACTGATCAATCATGGCGTTACAGACTTTTCCACTTCAACAGCCCCTCTTTTctaatagataaatattttaatttgcagTGATAATTttgactataattttttttttttttttttttttttttggtttttcctacAAGTGAGTAGTGACAGACCTCGATAAGTAAATTTCTGATTGTTCAGCCAAGCCCTGAAGATGAATGTCAGAACAAATCCCCATATTTCCAAAGTCCTCTGGATAGTTGAGTAAGTTTTGAATCTACTCCAACGACCACCAGGTGCAACAGAAacctgaaaaataataaattcctTTATACTACGATGTTATTGCatattttttcttggtttttaccAACTACTCCAAACATAGACCTCTAAGGAGTTAACAAACTAATCTGTGCCCCCAACAGATACGTGTGATAATATCTACAGACCAAGAAGGCTTACCTTGGCCCAAAGCCATAAAAATGTGCAATGGAAATGTTAGCAATCCtagtattaaaaagttaaagaaaaataagggaggctaaataaaatttgtgaaaataaaCATCTAAGCCATAATGATAATCCTGCCCTGCCCTACCACCATAGCTTgctcaaattttattttccgtTAGTTTGCTCATCCTAAAAGCTGTCTCCTTATCTTACAAGACATTCACAGAGATAATGtaagttcaaattttttatatatctgaTTCTTCACCTCCACTTATCTTAGCTGCGAACTACAACAGAAAGGAAAACTATTAACTAGTATTGGAAAAATTAAAGCCTAATCACTAACTTCTTCAATTCTtaactatttttcttttgcttaatCATACTATTACGATGCACGCATGGCCTCAATTATCATAGTAGTTGTATTTGACTGCAATCAAATTCAGAATTGAAAGCTAAAATTCCATAGACCCTTCACAACAATAAAAGACTTAAAACACCAATTcagttccaaaaaataaaatatattcaaagcAAAAGCCGTATATCAACCTCTTGTTGCCCACTTCGTTTAAACCATGCCTCCTCTTTACCAATTTCCTCAATCCTTTTCTTCCTCCCTTTCTCTTTCGACTCCGGAAATTCAACGTCTTCCACCACTTCCGAAGCCACaccatttccatttccattcacATACTTCATCAAGCTCCCATTACTCGACCGTTTCACACTCTCAACCTCGAGTACTCCGCCATTCGAATACCCATCCACCGACCCATTACCATACCCATAATTGCTCCCACTGGTACTAGCAGCTCCATTTCCATTCAACACCGCACCATTCACTTCCTTCATCAAATCTCTGTCCCTCTCTTCGACGACCACACCTTCTTCTCTGACAGCTCTGATGATCCGAGTCCGAAAAGAAAGATTGAACCTCGAACATCTATACAAAGAAGGTTTGGAGAGAGAatttctagagagagagagccggCGTTTGAGCGTGGTTTGTGGAGGTAGAAAAGTGAGTTCCGGTATGGGTAGAGAACAAGAAGCCATTGATGGAAATCGAAAGTTGTTTGTTCTCGATATTTTATCAAACCCTAACTGTCACTTTCATTATTCATAGacggtgagagagagagagagagagagagagagagagtggtcGGTTATGCCGTCTGAAAAGAAATAGTGGAGGAAAGAGTAGAATGAGAAAGAAGGAAGACAAAGAGTGTGTTTTGTGAGGAAGAAAAATTTttgctgaaattttttttctttttttttttttctcgggaaaattagaagaaaaaaaatggagggAAAGGGGTGGTTATCGGGAGGACACGTGGAAAGCGCTAAGATGAGCGTTTGGGAAAATGGTGAAATCTGATTGGACGAGATAGTCTCGCTGATTTTCCTCAGCCACAAACTCACCTTGTCCgtttgaaattcttttggaCGCTTTTCGGCTTACGTGCCACGCCACgtggaaatttttatatttatttttattagatatttttaCTCAACAAGTTTGTGAGGTCTCATCATTGTGtgtaactttctttttttttgttttttgtcctTTGCTATAATGATTAATACTAGTCTTTGTAGAGgtttaaaaaatccaaaatattttgaaaattctgctgatatttctattttttatgtggatggaaacaaaatttaaattttaaataaaaaaaataaaatttttgtaatatttatcaaaaatttttatttttttataatttttatagaaatttttgtcaaaatatcaacatcaaatttttaataatttgattaaaaatttatgattttcatagaaatttctgaaatttttattaaattttcaccgaattacaaaaatacccataaaattttttaatttttttttaaaaaattcataaataatattgatattaagtaaaaaaatttattaaattaacttcattgatggTCTTTTTACtctttaattatcttttaaacatttagtgatataaataaaatagaataaattgaattaaataaaattaataaatattaataaagcaaaaatacaaaaattgtagattatattttttagtCTTGCAAATCTTATATTAAGCTAATTTACTAGTAAACAATATTACGCATATGCAACACAAGATAAAGATCATGTGAGTAGAGATGCAGGTCAAAAAATTGATCGTActgttggaaaagactatatatgtaaaaagaaatgtaaaatggagatgtcacaacaagaagaaaattcgatttctatgaattttgaatCAACAAgggttaaaaattattttcataattctTATCCaattgatatttatgaaatgtcATCAAGCAGCAACTCATGAATACCAGCTCAAACTTAACCATCaaagagtagtagttatgcacatagtcaatcAATAATGCAAAATCTATATGATTgacatattaacaattatatgcaaaattattaaagaaatacGTTTTTTCGTAACtatttttcacatttcacatctcaaaatcaaaataaagaagagatcaataatttttaaccaccaaaaaattctatatggtattaaaatgatatttatgaaatataatgtaattattataattgttttatatattttagtaaataaataattttatcggATATGTatgtttttgtatatttttattaataataatttatctatagttattaatatttattataaatcaattgatcttaatataacattcatttaatattttagtaagttttataatcaattttataattgatgGATTTAAGTTAATtgtaaagttttaataaaaaattttattttttaaaataaattttcataattttttataattttttatcgatattcgataattttttatatttccatcaaaatttttatattttaaactcttgatatttccattgatatcaaaattttaaacctgACAAAGAGTATATTTCAAAGTTccaattaaataacaaaaaatgatatttcatagttagttttatatttcggtggaaaatatggattatatatttgtgtttttttttttttaaatttaaaatcatacactagattgatatatatatatatatatatatatatgttaggttacaatatgaataataatacttctagcaaaaataaaaaataaaaaaatataatacacgCAGCctgtaattattttgtattatattaaaatttgcaTCTTAAATTACTTTTAGAAATGATTACAACTTAATTATGTATAACATATTGTATCTCAATTtggtctttaaatttttttttaagaacaatatcaaaTTTGATTCTTGAATTATGATATAGTGTAAagtactttattttattattaattttaattataataaaatttatagttgATATTAGTTTAATATAGCCCTCGAGGACATATTACCTAATTATGtattcttataaaaaaataataatagttgtttgaaaatatatatatatatatatattcatcattttttattttaaaataagatatTCCAAtccaaaattattatcaaaatcacggataaaaatattgatattagttaaaatattgaaattgtaatttacaaaaatatcaatgaatatatcgatattgatgaaaattttttaaaaatataatatacatatatataagtaaatataaTGCTTGCTAGTATATATACGATATTGAAATTTCCAAAAAGTTTGATACTTCCCGATAGAGCCTACCGAGTAAatcgcaattttttttttaaatttttattatttttcaaacaatttcTGTTTATTGCAATAACTAATGAGTAGAGAAAAATGGTTAAACGCTAATTAGGTGTTCCAGACTTGAATGGCATAAATCATAAGTGGAAAACTCAcccaaaacaattataaaaaataaaaaaatctagggCACAAAGCATGGAATTTGACCTCAAATTGCAAACACCCAAAATGTATTTCAATCAAACGCAcggtaagttttttttttttttttttttttcatcctgcaaatttatttcctttttaaactAGTAATGGAATCTATTTgaaaaacacttttaatattacattCACTACgcttaaaaaatgatatttatatcaccccaaaaaaaaaaaaaaaaaaaaaaaaaaaaagcaatgatCCCAAATCAAATCCCACATCCCCAATATGAAAAGATAAATACATATCTAAAAAAAGAATCTCAGAAGCAACCAAGGAGCACACTTTGAATTAAACAATCAAAGACCTCAATccatgattttattaaaaagaagaagatacatTCCATTAAATATTATAGACCTCTATCTATACAAAAGTTTTCTTAcatagaaaagagaaagaaagatacAAGTTAAGGCTTTTCATCTGTATAAACACCAACTACGTTATCTTTGTATACTTAACTAGAAAGAacacaaaaatttaaatgaagCCACAAAAAGCATTCAGTCTATTGACAGTGCACCTCATCAGGACTTGGATCATACATAAGAAAGATACATTCACAATCAAACAAAAAAGTGCTGATTAGCAATCCACTAGCATCTAAATGCTTAGAAATCTTTCAATTTATCATAAGTGCAACTACTGGTAAACTTGTGGAGGATAGTAGCCTGTCCAGATATGGAGTTTTTCCGATTAAAGACAAAACATAAAGTGAGGTTGAGACTGGGAATACAGTGGAACAGTTTTCGTCTAAGAAACCCGAAGCGGGTGCAAGATAATCATAGTGAAAATACTAAGGCAATGAGGCAAGACCAATGAATGTTCTAAAACGTTTTCATAATATATCCTATTAATGACAACATTTGCCACCTTATCTCAACAAGGCTTTAAACAGACAAAATGAATTATGATGCAATAGGAAATTAAAGAACTACAGCCAGAATCATAAATGAGAAAGGGGGCAATCTTTCTTTTCTGTTGATGGTTATTATTGCTTTATTTTGACATGTTAGTGAAAAAGGTGATAATTTTCAGTTATCAAAAAGCTAATGACCATATGACTAAGAAAGCTTACTTCAAATTGTGAGAAAATTAACTCCTCAAGGAGTTTTATCATACCTCTCCTTTGATGTGCTCCAGAagacaaaatacaaaatcaaaaacaataaaagtcaaaaagacaaaacaaaataaaagaggtTACCTGTTTTTTCATGGAGCTGCTGGTGGAAGGTTTTGAGACTGCCATTCCAACTATGGGAAGTTAAACTTGTGAAACAACCTTCAATCATGAACCGAAAAGAAGCctcattcaaaacaaaaagttaatcaccaaagaaaaacaaagatctTGGAAGTTTTTTTGTTCCCTTTACAAATTATAAGTGATGGCAAGAAGCCTCTCAAGATACTTGGAGATCATGCTACTCTTGACACTGCTCGTAAAGCCTTGAAAAGTTAAAGAAAGAgagtgaaaaaaacaaagaaaaagaaaaatccttgACAGAAGACagtcttttaaataaaaaaaaagagagctaAAAGTTCTACTTGTAGTGGCAGACAACAGACAACTTAACATGTCCGATAATCTCAAAGCTCGATATAAGACTGCAAGAAGATGTATCTTAGTTTGACTTCAAAAGTACTGGAATATCTAACTTCAAATGCTCAGTTGACAAGATTTCTCGACATTTTTAAGTCAAGTTTAAATAATAACATTAGTGGAAACTCATTTTTCTGTCTTTGATAAATGTGCTGGCAAGGCAACAAGAAGCAGCTAACAGGTCAGTTGGGACAGATCTGTAGCATCAATCAAGGGAGGTGCTACATAAGAGATAGTTTAGTTgtcattattttcctttttggtcTAGCTGTTATTAATTGGTTcacttaaaaggaaaaaatacaaTGTATAGATGCACATCATTATTTGATGGAGATTGTAAGGTGCATACAGTATCataattttttccctttaagCATACTAAAGTCAGAGTACtgtgaagaaaaaagaaagttcaactCAGGACATACTTTTTTGGAGAAGTACAATTTACAGCTTATTCAAGAAGGTTTAAATTAGTGCCTGCTCAGCGTATATGGCCATTGATTtctttctgaaaaatcttttggCCAAGAAGGAATACAAGAAAATTCTAGAAATGCAAACTCTACACTTCTAAATACCAAGAAAGCAAGCAAAATATATGGTAATCATTCTACTCTTAGAATCATATCAGATTATCATCAAGAGAAACCTAATTTAGTTAACTATATTACAATCAGAAGAGACAAGTTAGGACATAATCTACAAGGTGACTTCAAAAAataggagaaaaaaatattttgtaggGGTCCTACTTAGAATACATGATCCTGCATCCTGTGAATCCTCAATAGTTTTAAATCTTTGCTTCTATTTATACAGGTGAGCAAACTCATACAGACAAATCAAAATTAAGCTTGACCACCTAATGCTAATACATTTACATTCCACCTCCTCAACTCTATAAGACCTAAAACGGTTATGGTACAGCTACAAACCAACCCCCACTAATACTCATTCATACATGTTCATGTTATGAATCAACTCTAGCTTAAGCCAAAGAAAATTACCTATAAGATAATCCAAATCTATAACCTGTAAAATGTCatatggaagaggaagaaaactTAACAAGATGATGCATTCACTATAAAGGTGTTGAATAACTGTTAATTTTGGAAAGCCTACATAAAAACCAAACAATTGTATTAACTCAAGCATCTtcaaaaaaagattataaataaatataagctATCTAACAAAACTAGTCAAGAAATCCTCACAACCACCTTGTTCTTCTTGCCAGCAGATAAAAGAAGAACTTTACCATCCACAATATCttcctcttcaactttcttacTTTCACTATCAACTCTAGAGTTGTTCAAGTAAAGCCCCCCTTGCTTCAACAATCGACGGGCAGCCGACTTACTATCAAACAAACCAGCTGAAACTGAAAGATCGACAAGGGATAAATTAAGAACCTGATCATAAGCCAAAGAGCAGGACGGCACGTCCTCTGCAATGCCCTCAATGGTCTTCCAATCCAATTTGGCCTCAGCCCCAGGCCTTAATGCTTCAGTTGCCTTAAGAGCCTCAGCTAGACCATCCTCACCATGGACAAAACGGGTAACTTCTTCTGCAAGCTTTCGTTGAGCCGTGTTGGGAATGTAGCCTGGCTTCTTCATATCCTTCTCCAAATCCTTTATCTCTTCCATGTCAAGGAAAGTTAGAACCTTGAGAAACCTCACCACATCCGAGTCCGAAACAGAGAAGAAATACTGATAGAACTTGTAAGGAGACAACATGGCTGCTGAAAGCCAAATTGCACCATCCTCTGACTTGCCAAATTTGGTGCCATCGCCCTTCAAAAGAAGAGGAAATGTCAAGCCATAAGTCCCCTCCCCCTCTGCCTGAAGTATTTTCCGAATAAGCTCAGTCCCAGCAGTTATATTCCCCCACTGATCACTCCCACCAATCTGAACATTAATACCCTCATTCTTAAACAGGTAAAGAAAATCATACCCTTGAAGCAACTGGTACGTGAACTCTGTATAGCTCATTCCCTGTTCCGATTCCAATCTCTTCTTCACACTCTCCTTGGCCATCATAGTTCCAACCCTCGCAAACCGACCCACTTGCTTAAGAAAATCCAGCAACAGAACCTCTTTCCACCAATCATAGTTATTCAAAATCACAAGGGAATCCGAATAATCCCCAGAAAATTTCTGGGCTCGAGAACGAGAACCCAGAATTCTTGTTATTGTATCGGTGATACCCAATGTGTTATTGACCAGAGTTTCTGGGTCGAGCTCTGGCCTCTCCAAGCTCTTACCTGAAGGGTCTCCAACTCTGGCAGTGGCTCCGCCAATCAAAGCAACGGCTCGGTGACCGCATTTCTGGAACCATGAGAGAACGATGATTCCAAGAAGGTTACCCAAATGCAAGGACTGGGCAGTTGGGTCGAAGCCACAGTAGACCTTGAGAGGAGGGAGATTTGGGTCGGAACAAGCATTCCTGAGATTGTCGCTGGTGAGGGATTCAAGCAAACCCCTTTCCTCGAGGATGTCGACGACGTTGGGACGACGGTGAGATTCTCCATTTGTACGATCGGAGACGGCGGAAGAGACGAAGAAATGGTTCCTCCCGAAGCTACTGAAACTGAGCGTTGTGTTGCCATGGAATAGGAGGGAAGAGGACGCAGCTATGGAAGAAGTTCGTGGAGAAGAAAGTGAGCTTCTGAAGGGGAAGTAGAAATGGCTGAAACGGTAATGGAAAGCCCTCGACATTGCGGCACCGGTGCCGCCGGCGGCGGCCGTTACACCAGCCATTCCCAATCCACCAGCCCAAAAACCCAATCCGAAAAGCAGTTTGTCTCTCTCTTCACCTCAACCAATAATGAGCGGCCGTGTGACATATATTTTGACATCTTATGATAATGGAgaatattaatatacatatatatatttatatatatatataacataaagtTAGAAAGTCAAATACAAAATTACTCTCCAATATTATTgttatgggatttttttttttttttttgggctgaaataaTGGGATGTTGTTTGTATCATGattattttggtaatttatatttttattgtaagaTTCTCTAATAGAGATTTTGGTACCAATTGCCCCTATTCATTTTCAACTTTAACTAGCCTTTGATAGAGTCCAAAACATTTTCATagcttttaattaataaattatattaaagtgCAAAAATACT
It encodes:
- the LOC107407365 gene encoding protein ACTIVITY OF BC1 COMPLEX KINASE 8, chloroplastic; protein product: MASCSLPIPELTFLPPQTTLKRRLSLSRNSLSKPSLYRCSRFNLSFRTRIIRAVREEGVVVEERDRDLMKEVNGAVLNGNGAASTSGSNYGYGNGSVDGYSNGGVLEVESVKRSSNGSLMKYVNGNGNGVASEVVEDVEFPESKEKGRKKRIEEIGKEEAWFKRSGQQEVSVAPGGRWSRFKTYSTIQRTLEIWGFVLTFIFRAWLNNQKFTYRGGMTEEKKVLKRKALAKWLKESILRLGPTFIKIGQQFSTRVDILAQEYVDQLSELQDQVPPFPSETAVNIVEEELGAPLDDVFDWFDYEPIAAASLGQVHRARLKGQEVVVKVQRPGLKDLFDIDLKNLRVIAEYLQKIDPKSDGAKRDWVAIYDECASVLYQEIDYTKEAANAEQFANNFKNMEYVKVPTIFWEYSTPQVLTMEYVPGIKINKIQALDQLGVDRKRLGRYAVESYLEQILSHGFFHADPHPGNIAVDDVNGGRLIFYDFGMMGSISPNIREGLLETFYGVYEKDAEKVLQAMVQMGVLVPTGDMTAVKRTAQFFLNSFEERLAAQRREREMATAELGFKKPLTKEEKILKKKERLAAIGEDLLAIAADQPFRFPATFTFVVRAFSVLDGIGKGLDPRFDITEIAKPYALELLKFREAGVEVILKDLRKRWDRQSRAFYNLFRQADRVEKLAEIIQRLEQGDLKLRVRALESERAFQRVATVQKTIGSAVAAGSLVNLATILYTNSIRVPAIAAYIFCAFFGFQVLIGIIKVKKLDERERLITGTA